From a single Theropithecus gelada isolate Dixy chromosome 10, Tgel_1.0, whole genome shotgun sequence genomic region:
- the LOC112632640 gene encoding leucine-rich repeat-containing protein 75B-like, whose translation MHHQFSKRQLMLLRVHTSSICASQHSVRWWPCSYTHQDLGLEGTLLTDILYRDVAFLNLVDPISHDLLVNPATTPASTWDSTAAGLGPETQACCAR comes from the exons ATGCATCACCAGTTCTCCAAAAGGCAGCTCATGCTCTTAAGAGTACACACCTCCAGCATCTGTGCATCACAACACTCGGTCCGGTGGTGGCCCTGCTCCTACACACACCAG GACCTGGGCCTTGAGGGGACCCTCCTCACTGACATCCTCTACAGAGATGTGGCCTTCCTCAACCTGGTTGACCCTATCTCCCATGACCTGCTTGTGAACCCGGCCACCACCCCTGCCTCCACCTGGGACTCCACAGCTGCTGGGCTGGGACCCGAAACCCAGGCCTGCTGCGCCAGGTGA